Within the Deinobacterium chartae genome, the region GGCGACCGTGTACGAGTCGCGGTCGGCCTTGGGCGGCGAGACCTGCGGCAGGGGGCTGTCGAGCCGGAGGTAGTCGGTGATCAGCGCCTCGGGGCTGATCACCAGGGCGGCCAGGGCGCGCAGGGCGGCGGCGCGGGTGGCACGCAAGACGCCCAAGCGGTCGATCTCTTCGGCGGAAGCGAACTCGACGTGCCAGGCGAGGGCGCTGGCCTTGACGTGTTCGGCCAGTTCGGCGCGGCGCCGCTCGCTGAGCGTCTTGGAGTCGCGGTAGGGCAGCGTGCGTTCCTCGGCGGGCAAGATGACCGCTGCGACCGAGAGGGGGCCGGCCCAAGCGCCCCGTCCGGCCTCGTCCACCCCGGCTACACGCAGCAGTCCGTGCTGCCAGAAGGCACGTTCGAGCTGCCAGCCGGGGTTCACAGGAACTCCGGGGCGGGGTGGACGGCGAAAAGGGCGTGGGGCATACGGTCCTTGGCAGGGCACGGCGGGCCGTGCGAACGCCACGAATTGTAACACCGCCGCTGCCGTTCAGTGACGCAGCCTGTCGTGAGCGGCAGCGGCCGCAAACCGGCGCTTGGCGCGGCTTGGCAGGTTTATACAAGGTGCTTTACCTAATTTGGGTGTTCAATCGCCCCATTCTGGAAGCATTTCCAAGCAACTCCTTGCGATTTATCGGCTGACGCGCACTTGACAAGACTCATAACGGGTGTTAGCTTCTTCATAAGTTTAATAAGCCTCGTTTAACGAAAGCAGGTTCGCGTGACCCAGACGAACCCCATGCGCCTCCTCAACCGGGGGGCTTTGCTCGGGCTGTTGCTCGAGGAGCCCCGACTCACCCGTGCCCAGCTGGCCGGACGCAGCGGCCTGTCCAAGGTCACCGTCACCGCCATCGTGCAGGACCTGCTCGAAGAAGGCGTGGTCCACGAGGCCGGACGGGCCAGCGGCACCACCGGTCGCCCCGCCAGCGCCCTCGAGCTCTCGCCGCACGTGGGCACGGCCGCCGGTATCGATTTACAGGCACACTCGCTGCAGATCGCCCTCTCGGGCCCCGACGCACGCCGCGTCGACGAGCACGGCCTGGAGCTGAGCGGGGCCGCAGCGGTCAACGAGGCCCTCGAGGAGGCGCTGCGGCTGATTCGCGCCCGCTCGCCGTTCGGACCGCTGCGCACCCTCACCGTGGCCCTGCCCGCTCCGGTGGGCGAAGGCGGCCTGCCCCAGGAACCCAACAGCCTGCCCGAGTTCGACGCGGCCGCCCTGCGCGCCCGCTGCGAGCGCCAGGGCATCTCGCTGGAATTCGCCAACGACGTCAACCTCGCCGCCGTGGCCGAACACGCCGCCGGCGCCGCGCGCGGCGCGGACAACTCCGTGCTGCTGCTCGAGCGCGAAACCGGCGTGGGCCTGGGACTCTTTCTGGGCGGCCAGCTGTACAGCGGCGAGCGCGGGCGCGCCGGCGAACTGGGGCTGACCCGCTGGCCGCTGCCCACCCAAGGCGACCGCCTGATCGAACGCCTCGAGGAACCGCAGCGCACCGAGGGCCTCGCCTACCTGGTGGCGGCGCTCGCCACCGCCTTGGACCTGTCACAGGTGATCTTGCAGGCGGGCAGCCCGCTCGAGGCGCGGCTGCGCGAACTGCTGCCCGCCGACATCCGGGTGCGCGAAAGCTTTTTCGGCGCGCGCGGCCCCGCGCAGGGCGCCGCGGCGAGCAGCGCCAGACGGCTGCGCGAAGCGCTGCTCGCCGGACCGCAAGAACCCCGCAAGGAGAACGCATGAACTGGAACCCCACCTACCTCGAGTGTGTCCTGGAGCCGGACTACCAGCACGCACGCAGCTACTTGCTCCCCCAGTTGTTCGATGCGCTCACCGCCCACGCACTGGGCCTGGAGCGCATGGGCGTTCCGGGCGCCTCCCGCGCGGTTTCGGCGCTGCGCGAACTGCGCCACACCCCCATTCCCGACTACGATCCGGCGGTCGAGGACGTGTTCTTCGCGGTAGACCGCCTGCTGGCCGCCGTATCCGAGCAGGCCATCGGCGCGCTGCGCACCGCCTTGTCGCGCAACGACCTCGACATGACCATCTACCGCCTCGCGGCGCGCGAGCGGCTGCTCGACCTCGAGGGCCGCGTCGAGACGCTGCGCCGGGTGCTGCTCGACCTCGCGCAGGAGCACCTCGAGACCATCATGGTGGCGTTTACGCACCACCAGCCGGCACAGCCCACCACGCTGGCGCACTACCTCGCCGGGCTCGAGAACGTGCTGTCGCGCGACACCGCCCGGTTGCAGGACCTGATGGGACGCTTAAACCTCTCCCCGCTCGGCGCGGTGGCCTTGGGCGGCACCAGCCACCCGATCGACCGTCACTACACCGCGCAGCTGCTGGCCTTTGACCGCCCGATCGAGAACACCTACGACGCGGTTTCCGCCTCGGACTGGCAAGTCGAGATCGCCGGGACCGCCTCGGTGATCGCGACCGACCTGTCACGCGGCCTGCACGACCTGCTGTTTTGGGCCTCCACCGGGCTCGTCTCGATCGGCGACGGGCTGGTGCAGTCCTCGAGCGTGATGCCGCAGAAACGCAACCCGGTGGCCCTCGAGCACGCCCGCACCAAGTTCTCCAAGGCCCTGGGCTACGCCCAGGCGATCAGCTACTCCGCGCACAACGTGCCTTTTGGCGACATCAACGACCCGGGCCCGGACATGCAAGAGCCGCTGCGGCTGCTGTGGGAGGAACTGGACGGCGGCCTGAAGCTGCTGACCGCCTCGCTCGAGACCCTGACCGTGGACCGCGAGCGCTGGCTCGAGCAGGCCGAGAACGGCGATACCCTGCTCACCGAGCTGGCCGACA harbors:
- the argH gene encoding argininosuccinate lyase; translated protein: MNWNPTYLECVLEPDYQHARSYLLPQLFDALTAHALGLERMGVPGASRAVSALRELRHTPIPDYDPAVEDVFFAVDRLLAAVSEQAIGALRTALSRNDLDMTIYRLAARERLLDLEGRVETLRRVLLDLAQEHLETIMVAFTHHQPAQPTTLAHYLAGLENVLSRDTARLQDLMGRLNLSPLGAVALGGTSHPIDRHYTAQLLAFDRPIENTYDAVSASDWQVEIAGTASVIATDLSRGLHDLLFWASTGLVSIGDGLVQSSSVMPQKRNPVALEHARTKFSKALGYAQAISYSAHNVPFGDINDPGPDMQEPLRLLWEELDGGLKLLTASLETLTVDRERWLEQAENGDTLLTELADTLSRELKLGFREAHAHGKKLLKTLRDAQRMLRDANSRDLEALGLEVSDAAVRAALDAHEFVARRKTLGGPAPEVVAAHLEQARERLEHDAARRLERRAAFAAARTRLSSEGS
- a CDS encoding ribonuclease HII, giving the protein MNPGWQLERAFWQHGLLRVAGVDEAGRGAWAGPLSVAAVILPAEERTLPYRDSKTLSERRRAELAEHVKASALAWHVEFASAEEIDRLGVLRATRAAALRALAALVISPEALITDYLRLDSPLPQVSPPKADRDSYTVAAASLLAKVARDTHMQALEARYPGYGFAAHKGYGTAEHRRALEALGISAEHRRSFAPVAQVRLL
- a CDS encoding ROK family protein, with the translated sequence MTQTNPMRLLNRGALLGLLLEEPRLTRAQLAGRSGLSKVTVTAIVQDLLEEGVVHEAGRASGTTGRPASALELSPHVGTAAGIDLQAHSLQIALSGPDARRVDEHGLELSGAAAVNEALEEALRLIRARSPFGPLRTLTVALPAPVGEGGLPQEPNSLPEFDAAALRARCERQGISLEFANDVNLAAVAEHAAGAARGADNSVLLLERETGVGLGLFLGGQLYSGERGRAGELGLTRWPLPTQGDRLIERLEEPQRTEGLAYLVAALATALDLSQVILQAGSPLEARLRELLPADIRVRESFFGARGPAQGAAASSARRLREALLAGPQEPRKENA